In Toxotes jaculatrix isolate fToxJac2 chromosome 20, fToxJac2.pri, whole genome shotgun sequence, the following proteins share a genomic window:
- the nktr gene encoding NK-tumor recognition protein isoform X2 produces the protein MGVKDHPQCYFDVELNREPVGRIVFQLFSDICPKTSKNFLCLCTGEKGTGKITGKKLCYKGSTFHRVVKNFMIQGGDFTEGNGRGGESIYGGYFEDENFTLKHDRAFLLSMANRGKDTNGSQFFITTKMAPHLDGVHVVFGLVISGFEVIKKIEGLKTDSASRPYADVRVVDCGQLITKSANDVLEGKRKRTSHSADSSLNSRDSSSQFSSSVESESESDEKHKHRKHKRHAKSKRSKKRRRESKKEKNTDALPFKQSSEERQMLEGENEMEGEKEPGGKREKPVVRPEEIPPVPENRFLLRRDMPSQEDKTEIVEKEESSVSTDHKPAVSKSGRKIKGRGTMRYHTPTRSKSRSASVEERGSSETPPHWKEEMKRTKVYQPPSIERWSKGDKLNDRSSSRWDDRSDSARSRSTGRSSDRSSERSSLRRQQKKEKKKAKHKKKAKKRKRSKKKSSKSKPQETYLSEGERSVSSGRKSRRSRSPSRSSSGQRHSSARRRRRCSLSFRDSRSYSRSYTSSRSRSRGRSYSRSRSLTRSRSRSRSRSSSYSRSRSRSRSRYRSRSMSPSRRRSSSRSPRKRKASKTKTDTTIHVTEKLPESKATPVPRLPAVPAPESVPVIPLSDSPPPSRWKPGQKPWKPSYIQIQEIKSKVAPSALSSTGQAVDSVSDKAQTSVTPKSLPGDSESDKAKKPAGHSRSRSPRSKSYSRSYSRSRSRSYSRSRSRSPHRYRSRSSSYSRSDSENSQKTSSNKKNSLEKEWKEYYSSLRRIKNLDKYISLASSQDAHSGSENRTSSEHSPDISVSRRSGSLEKIKEKSSSQDQETKNYSSVPVESFNSRSEWDSDSDKVSQSNSNVPSKKQKLKAPSSAVVDKKLSAFTGWNSESDPENMTARTLAISEKEEGEASSESDYETSRKTSEAVIALAQKIITAAAAAATTTTAAAAASASASGPSEESPEKATEPEKHKSKKKAKRKHKHKRRSENKSGSRHSKDKGKRSKRKHQKLKETFHWQPPLEFGEEEDEDESKKEKHSPSRAGKERSSVGSVNDKDKNIASLNKSPNREEDRGQQRAKDPINKNPKQSEPHPSSNKNGANNANLPSIKEQESLDDMDICTPEHESEIVEPPVTHDSLNNTPELTLKSTSKSSEMASIDGTLPHSKEESAVTSTTTGGLQDEAATGKPTGTVINFKWKPLKGMSAVQNVNVPPVAAKKNTQIQENQNPNTQGVRMEIKSKSRVRPGSLFDEVRKTARLNQRPRNQESSSEERSPSAGKTRGTSRTRSPKKSRSVSRKSRSASSHRSRSRGWSHSYSRSRSRSRSSSYSSRSHSRSWRRRGRGRSRSRSSTYRSYRSHSRTYSRSHSRSRSYNRRRRSRSVSLRIVLTQNLLIVSVNVILYTEIKTNTQRGKGIYEVSVDLWVSVGFPSCFHI, from the exons ATGGGGGTGAAAGACCACCCTCAGTGTTACTTTGATGTGGAGCTCAACCGGGAGCCAG TTGGGCGCATTGTCTTTCAACTTTTTTCGGATATTTGTCCCAAGACAAGCAAAAactttctctgtttgtgcaCTG GTGAAAAGGGAACTGGCAAAATCACAGGGAAAAAGCTGTGCTACAAAGGCTCCACATTTCACAGAGTTGTAAAGAACTTCATGATCCAAGGAGGCGACTTCACCGAGG GaaatggaagaggaggagagtccATATATGGTGGCTACTTTGAAG ATGAGAACTTCACTCTCAAACACGACAGAGCCTTCCTGTTGTCGATGGCCAATCGTGGGAAGGACACCAACGGTTCGCAGTTTTTCAT CACAACCAAGATGGCTCCACATCTTGATGG AGTCCACGTCGTCTTTGGTCTTGTCATCTCCGGCTTCGAAGTGATAAAGAAGATCGAGGGGCTGAAGACTGATTCAGCCAGCAGACCCTACGCTGATGTGAGAGTGGTGGACTGTGGTCAGCTAATCACAAAGTCTGCAAATGATG tACTTGAAGGCAAGAGGAAAAGAACCTCACATTCTGCTGACTCATCCCTCAACTCCCGTGACTCGTCCTCTCAGTTCTCCTCTTCGGTGGAATCTGAAAGTGAATCTGATGAAAAGCACAAGCATCGCAAGCACAAGAGACACGCGAAGAGTAAACGGtcaaaaaagagaaggagggaatcaaaaaaggagaagaacaCTGATGCTCTGCCTTTCAAACAAAG ttctgaggaaagacagatgctagagggagagaatgaaatggaaggagagaaggagcctggtgggaagagagagaagcctGTTGTCCGACCGGAGGAAATCCCACCAGTCCCAGAGAACCGCTTCCTGCTGCGGCGGGACATGCCATCTCAGGAGGATAAAACAGAGAT AGTTGAGAAAGAAGAATCATCTGTTTCAACTGATCACAAACCAGCAGTGTCGAAGTCTGGACGGAAGATCAAAGGCAGAGGAACAATG AGATATCACACTCCCACAAGATCTAAATCACGCTCTGCATCTGTGGAAGAACGTGGTAGCAGTGAAACTCCGCCACACTGgaaagaagagatgaagagaacCAAAGTTTATCAACCGCCAAGCATTGAGAGATGGAGCAAAGGAGACAA ATTGAATGACCGTTCCTCAAGCAGATGGGACGACAGAAGTGACTCGGCACGGTCCCGATCTACAGGACGCTCTTCAGACCGCAGCTCCGAGAGGTCCAGCCTGCGCCGCcagcagaagaaagagaagaagaaagcgaAACACAAGAAGAAGGCTAAAAAACGGAAACGCAGCAAGAAGAAGAGCTCCAAGAGCAAACCTCAGGAGACTTACCTGTCAGAGGGTGAAAGGTCAGTTTCTTCAGGGAGAAAGTCCAGAAGATCCCGCTCTCCGTCTCGTTCCTCTTCAGGTCAGCGGCATTCATCAGCTCGGAGGAGGCGGCGGTGCTCGCTGTCTTTCAGAGACTCACGGTCCTACTCTAGATCCTACACATCTAGTCGATCTAGATCTCGAGGGAGGTCTTATTCAAGATCGAGAAGCCTGACTAGGTCTAGAAGTCGGTCAAGGTCCAGATCTTCGTCCTATTCTAGGTCCAGGTCAAGATCAAGATCCAGGTACAGATCCAGGTCTATGTCTCCATCCAGAAGGAGGAGTTCATCTAGATCCCCAAGAAAGAGGAAAGCCAGCAAGACCAAAACAGACACCACAATTCATGTGACTGAAAAGCTTCCTGAGAGCAAAGCCACACCCGTCCCCAGACTCCCAGCTGTCCCTGCTCCTGAAAGCGTCCCTGTGATCCCACTGAGCGACAGTCCTCCTCCTTCACGCTGGAAACCCGGTCAAAAGCCCTGGAAGCCCTCTTACATCCAAATTCAGGAAATTAAATCTAAAGTAGCTCCCAGTGCTCTCTCCTCCACTGGTCAAGCAGTTGATAGCGTTTCAGACAAAGCTCAGACTTCAGTTACACCAAAGTCTCTGCCAGGTGACTCTGAAAGCGACAAAGCAAAGAAACCTGCAGGGCACTCACGCAGCAGGTCCCCCAGAAGCAAGTCCTACAGCCGATCATATAGTCGCTCACGGAGTAGAAGTTACAGTAGGTCCAGGTCCAGATCCCCTCATCGGTATCGCAGCAGGTCATCGTCCTACAGCAGATCAGACTCCGAAAACTCCCAGAAAACAAGCAGCAACAAGAAGAATTCACTTGAAAAGGAATGGAAAGAGTATTACAGCTCTCTGAGGAGGATAAAAAATTTAGATAAGTACATTTCACTCGCCAGTAGTCAAGATGCTCATTCAGGATCAGAGAACAGGACAAGCAGTGAGCATAGTCCTGATATCAGCGTCTCAAGGAGAAGTGGCTCtttggagaaaataaaagagaagagCAGCTCACAAGATCAAGAGACAAAAAATTACAGCTCAGTGCCAGTGGAGAGCTTTAATAGCAGGTCTGAATGGGATAGCGACAGTGATAAAGTGAGCCAAAGCAACAGCAATGTCCCATCAAAAAAGCAGAAACTAAAAGCTCCGTCCAGTGCCGTTGTTGACAAGAAGTTGTCGGCTTTTACTGGATGGAATTCAGAAAGTGACCCTGAAAACATGACAGCCAGGACATTAGCCATATctgaaaaagaggaaggggaggCTAGTTCAGAATCAGACTATGAGACTTCCAGAAAGACGTCAGAGGCGGTGATTGCTTTAGCACAAAAGATCATCACTGCAGCCGCTGCCGCCGCCACCACTaccaccgctgctgctgctgcttctgcttctgcGTCTGGTCCATCAGAGGAAAGTCCTGAAAAGGCCACGGAGCCAGAGAAGCACAAAAGCAAGAAGAAAGCCAAGCgcaaacataaacacaagagAAGAAGTGAGAACAAAAGTGGCTCCCGTCACAGTAAGGACAAAGGAAAGAGATCTAAGAGGAAACATCAGAAGCTGAAGGAGACTTTTCACTGGCAACCACCTTTAGAGtttggagaggaggaagatgaagatgaatccaaaaaggagaaacacagtCCTAGTAGAGCTGGCAAAGAAAGGTCTAGTGTAGGCAGCGTGAATGATAAGGACAAAAATATTGCCTCTTTAAACAAAAGCCCTAATAGAGAAGAAGACAGGGGGCAACAGAGGGCAAAAGATCCTATTaataaaaacccaaaacaatcCGAACCTCATCCGTCATCCAACAAGAATGGTGCTAACAATGCTAATTTACCCAGTATCAAAGAGCAAGAGTCATTAGATGATATGGACATTTGTACGCCAGAGCATGAGAGTGAGATTGTGGAACCTCCAGTTACACATGATTCTTTGAATAACACCCCTGAATTAACCCTAAAATCTACCTCAAAGTCTTCAGAGATGGCAAGTATAGACGGTACGTTACCTCACAGCAAAGAAGAGTCTGCTGTTACCTCCACGACAACTGGTGGACTTCAGGATGAAGCAGCCACTGGCAAACCTACCGGCActgtaattaattttaaatggaagCCTTTGAAAGGAATGTCAGCTGTACAAAATGTGAATGTTCCACCTGTCGCTGCGAAGAAAAACACCCAGATTCAAGAGAACCAGAACCCCAACACACAAGGAGTAAGAATGGAGATAAAAAGTAAAAGCCGAGTCAGACCGGGATCTCTGTTTGACGAGGTTCGAAAGACCGCACGGCTCAACCAGAGGCCGAGGAACCAGGAGAGCTCCAGTGAGGAAAGATCCCCTTCTGCGGGAAAGACCAGGGGAACGTCTCGCACGCGGTCCCCAAAGAAGTCCAGGTCTGTGTCCAGGAAATCTCGCTCCGCTTCCAGTCACCGATCTCGCTCCAGAGGCTGGTCGCACTCCTACAGCAGGTCCAGGAGCAGGTCCCGCAGCTCCAGCTACTCGTCCag gagtCATAGCCGGAGTTGGAGGAGACGGGGAAGAGGACGATCACGCTCCCGCAGCAGCACATACCGAAGTTACAGGAGTCACAG TCGGACCTACAGTAGAAGTCATTCCAGAAGTCGCTCGTATAATCGCCGTCGGAGATCCAGGTCCGTGAGCCTCCGCATTGTACTAACTCAGAATCTTCTCATTGTGTCAGTGAATGTCATACTGTATACTgagattaaaacaaacacacagagaggaaaaggtaT ATATGAAGTAAGTGTCGATCTATGGGTTTCTGTGGGTTTTCCATCATGTTTCCATATTTAG